The Prevotella sp. E2-28 genome includes the window CTGTGAATACTCCTGCTTGGGTGAAAGGTTCTGGTGCCCAGCAGGCTGTGGCAAGTACACCCAAGCAGCCAGCTCAGACTGTTGTTACCTATACAACAACGCTGACTGGCGGTGCGTTTGGTGGTTCTACTCGTTTGGTTAAGCAAGGCGAGGGCGTTTTCGTTTTGCCCAATGTAACAGAGAAACATACTGGTGAGACTAATATCTGGCAGGGAACGCTGATGTTCGATGGTAAGATGGAGTCTAGCCCTGTATGGCTGAACCGTCATACGACTTTGATTTCTAACGGCGGACAGTTTATGGGTGGCTTAAAGGCCGATTACAATGCTACTATCTACCCCGGTGGTAAGGGGCAAGTTGGCATGTTAACCGCTTCTACTTTGGAACTTGGTTTTGGCGCTCGCATAGTTGTTGACGGAAGTAATGGCCAGTTTGATAAGGTTAATGCTAATAGTCTGACGATTGAGGCTAAGACGGATGACGTTTGGAAGGATTTCGGTCCTCGCTATAAGACCCCTGTGCTGCAAATCAACTATACTGGTACTTTGGATGCAGGCACCTATGAACTGGGTTCTATAGGTACAGTCACGGGTGATGTGGCTGATTTGCTGATTGAGGGCCTTGGCAATGATGCAAAGGCATCTCTGAAGCATGAGGACGGAAAACTGCTGCTCGTTATCGAGAAAATGCGAGTTGCAGGACTTGTAACTTGGAATGGCTCAACCGACAATAATATCTGGCAGCAGGCTGTCAGTGAGAACTTCCTCTATGACGGACAGACTAGCTATATGGCTTCTGGTGATGATGTGGTGTTTGATGATAATGCAGCATCCTCAACAGTTGTTATCAGTGGAGCAGTAAGTCCACAATCAGTGACATTCAATAATGAGACCAAGGCCTATACCATTTCTGGTGACAGTATCGTTGGCGGTGGCGTTATTACCAAGAATGGTAATGGAGATTTGACTCTCAACAACTGGAATCATATAGGCTCAACGGTCATCAATGGTGGAAAAGTGACAGTCGTCATGCTGGCAAATAACTCCGGTCAGGATTGGGGCTCACTGGGTAATAGTTCTTCTCCAATCACTTTGAACGATGGAACCACGTTGGTTACCAACGGAACTATCATAACAGACCAGACGCTGAATGTCAGTGGCGAGACATCGATAGAGGTGCCCAGTGGCAAGAGTGTCATCTTCAACAAAGCCATCAAGGGTAGTAGCGCTATAGTCAATAAGACAGGTGCAGGCTCGCTGGAGTTGGGTACGGTGACGAATACCTTTGCTAAACTGGTTATTAAGGCGGGAACTGTGACATCGAACTATAATTCGTCGAATGCAGAGACATTGCCAAAGACGGTTGAGTTCCAAGGCGGTACACTCTGGGGAGCCAATATGGAAGGTGGTAGTGGCGTGACCAACAACACGGCTTTCGTTGTGCCGCAGGGCAAGACAGGTACGTTCTATTCGTCGTTCCGTGGTACTTATAGCGGTGCGCTGACAGGTGCAGGCACGTTCAATGTCTATACTGGTGGCGTGCGAGCCTACTTCAATGGCAACTGGAGTGCTTTCGAGGGTACTATTAATATAGGTAAGAACAACCGCCAGAACAAGAAGAGCTATGATCCGGAGTTCCTGCTTGGTAATACCAACGGTATGCCAAAGGCCGTGGTTAATGTGAATGCTAATGCGCGCCTACAGAATCAAGGCAAGAGCATCCGCGTGAAGAAGTTTGGTGGTACGGGAGCCTTGGTTGGCACGGGCACGTGGATTGTAGATTGTGATGAGAACTTTACACTGACTACCGAGGTGGGTATTACCTCTGAGCGTAATGACGATTATGGTAATACGATTGCTGTGAGTGCCTCGCCCCTGACTAAGCGTGGCACGGGTAAGATGACGATGACGGAGGGTAAGATGAATGGTGTACTCACCGTTGAGAATGGCACGGTGGCAGCCTACAAGTATAAGCCCGCATCACTACTGAACGGCTCTAACAACACCATCGTGAAAGGCAGTGGACGTCTTGTGGGACAGATGATGCTCAACAACCTGAGTGTTCAGAGTGGGGGAGAACTGGTTCCCTGCGGTTCAGCAGTCAATGAAACATCGCCTGGCACGATTACTTGCAATAATACCATTACAGTGAGCGATGGAGCCGTGGTAAACTTCTTGGTGAATGCATCGAAGAATTCTACGCTTACTACGAAGAATCTCACCATAAACGGAACGGTCAAGGTGACGTTTACAGTCAATCGTGAGCTGAATGTGGGTGATGAACTGAAACTCTGGACAGTCAGTGGCACGTTCAGTGGTACGCCTAAGTTTGAATTGCCAGAAGCCTATACATGGGATACCAGCCGCATCAGCGAAGGCATTATCAGCGTAGTAGCAATTAGTACTGATATTCGTTCCTCTTTTGTTGATGCTGATCCGAAGAATATTTACGACCTGCAGGGCCGCAAGTTCAATGGTCAATCATTAAAGTCTGGCATCTATATCCGTGGTGGTAAAAAGGTCATCGTGCGATAGCAGAGTACAAAAAGTATAGGAAAAAGTCAAATTTTATGTAGTGCTTTTCTTGCGTTAAGTCAAGAAAAGCACTAACTTTGCACCCGAAAACCTGCAAACGTAATAAATTTTATATATCAACTAAAAACAAAACTTATGAAAAAACGATTACTTTTCGCCTTTATGGCAATGAGTGCAGCCGTTTCAGGTTATGCTCTTGAGCAGGGTGAGTTTGTTTACACCCATCAGGGACGTTTCCAGATTACTGGCGCAAACCAGAATGCTAACAGTGCATTCCAGGACATGACTGGTTGGACGGTGATTGGTGCAGGAAAGACCTTGGCCGACAAGTTCAATACCAATGCAGATGGCTATGTAGCAGGTATTAACTCAATTCAGAGTATCGATGCTACTGCTGGCGAAGGCATGTACTACAAGTTCGAACCTACGGATGCAAGTGCTACTTATGTGGTTAGCTTTAAGATGAAGGGTGCTGCTTTGGATAACATCCGTGTCAGAGTACCTGGTGATGGTTACAAAACCAGTTCTAACTTGGTGAAGGTGGCAGGTCATGAGATTGCTGATATTGATAGTGTAAATGGCGAGGTTATCGCTAATACCGCAGAAGAACTGACTGAGAGTTGGCAGACCTTCAACTATGCTATCATAGGTGACGGTACTACTCGTACTTGGTACATCTCTTTTGCAAGCATGGCTACTACTATTGAGATTGCTGATGTGCAGATTGCACCTGCTATTCAGATGGCTGACCTTCGTCAGCGCGATGCCATGCTGGAGAAGCTGATTGCCTATAAGGACTGCTACGAGTGGCCAGCAGGACTGCTCTCAGAATTTGCAATTGATGAGGCTATCACAAATCTTCAGGCTATTGGCAACGAGAGCGGACAGGCTGAACTCGATGAGAAGCTGACCACTGCACAGGAAATCCTTGATGAGTTCCTGAAGTCTAATATGGATGACTATCTGGCAGGCAGTAAGTATAATTACTTGCGTAATGACTACGATGGTTCTCTCTCTGGTGGCAAGAATTTACAGAAAACAAGTAGCTACGGCGACTGGACTGCTACAACTACTGGTCGTGCTTTCTGGAACATTAATGAATATCCCGACTTAGGTCACTATGCTGGTAATACTGCTTGGAACTTTGGTAATACCGCAGATCCTATGGGCGTTTATACTCGGAAGACACTTGATCCAGGTTCATACGTATTTGGCATTCAGAGTAAGGCTGCTGTTCGTGAGGATCCTACTTCTTCTTCATGGACAAATAACGACGGTTTGAATCCTGCTTATGGTGTTGCTTACATTGTAAAGCTTATAAAGGAAAATGATAGTATTGTTAGTGTCGATACAATTGTTTCTCAGATTAAGGACCTGAAATCTGCTACTTTCACTTCGTTCCTGATTTCTGCAAAGATTGAAGAGGCTGGTAGCTACGAGATTGGTTTCAAGGCTTATTGTAAGGATGCCTATAAGGATATGAAGAATGGTTCTGTTACATACGTTGCTAATGCTTCAATCTTAGGTAAGAATGATAATAAGTACAACCAGAAGCAGCTGGGTTACGAGACTGATGTTCGTGAGCAGATTACTACAGGCCGCACACAGTTGACCACTGCTACAGAGAATATTGCTAATGCTGACTATCTGTGGGGTAAGGCAGAACTTCAGGCATGTGTTGACTCTGTAGAGACAAAAATTGCTGCTTATGAGCTGTTGAATCAGGATGCCATTATCGCCACTTATGAGGATGATTATGTAAAATCTACCTCTGCTGAGACTGGTTATTTGGTTTACACCATCTATCAGGAGGCTGTCAAGGATATCATTGCTGCTAACAAGAAGTTTGTTGCTGTAAACGATACTCTCGCTTCTATTCAGACTGCTATCTCTGCTGCTGAGGTAGTTCTTGGACAGCGTCTCTATGATGCTGCTACTGGTAAGGCTGATCTTCAGTCTGCTATTAATACCGCTAAGGGTGTTCAGACTCAGATGAAGGCTGATCAATACAGCGAGGAGAATGCTGCTGCTATTGTAGCTGCAATCGCTACACTGAACGAGGCTGTTGAGACCTTCAAGACGACCGTACCTGCTTCTGCTATGACAACTATTGTTGACATTGACTTCGAGGGTGCGGCTGTTCAGAATGCTGAGACTCAGTTGTACAGCGTAGCAGGTGCTGCTGGTTCTATGGAATTCTCTAACTGGTCTACTGACGGTACTGGCAACCAGCCATTCGAGAAGGGTTACTGGTCTAACGGTGAGCAGTTGTGGGCAGGTTATATCCGCATTGGTAACGGTACTGGTACTGTTGTGTTCGATCCTACAGTGGATGGCTCTATGGGTACCAACATCCTGAAGGTTGCTTGTGATATGTACGTTCAGGGTCTGAGCGGTAAGTCACTCGGCTTCTTCCTGAAGAACGTAAAAGACGGTGCAGAAGGTGAAGAGGAAACTGAGGTGTTCGGTCTTTTCCGCAACTTCTATAACGGGACAACTGAGAAGAATACTTGTAATGTTGATGTTAACATGATCTGGGCTAAGTCAGGTGGTAGT containing:
- a CDS encoding carbohydrate-binding protein, which produces MKKVLLLALMGMMAMSTQAQRFTDKLTRGLVAVPQGDKTGQDERYGVSGSGIFVSWRILPTEYYDTKYNLYRDGTKVAENLTVSNYQDNGGSKTSTYRVVPVVKGVEQTAEAAECKPWDHQYWEIPVQNVVNRDGATVSGYTLNDCSVADVDGDGQMEFVVKRRNDSGNLRESSNKTDFNLHECYKMDGSRLWWIDMGPNLMAGPDEQFDLILYDWDQDGKAEALMRGADNMIIHTATGKTIKIGNMNYYAPRDEYTKAGAEYLLYMNGETGEPYGWDGSENWTPAAYPLPRYESGESDYATVWGASDTGHRATKHYFGAPYLDGRNPSIFLGRGCYTRHKFCALDVNKETHELTQRWRWNCYDSSSPWFGNGFHNFAIGDVDMDGRDEIVFGSMIIDDTGYGLSTTGFGHGDAQHCSDFDPYRWGLEQFVCLEGATVPGIAYTDATTSTLRYTTGGGSDNGRCMAGNFYNSHPGAVGISGGAISLVSDKAIADLGSFGDDYVNMRVYWDGDLLEEFMDSPGVERAPTVYKAPGQNEVGTNRSYTNSRCWMGQGNLNNSSKNNPCFLGDIIGDWREEIVTRTEDKLIIQISSYPSPWGITSLWYDHVYRNGMTWQSVGYNQPPHTSFFLGEMESITKEPPAITLEGRTEVTGTIGTTNDHLLISGYEDKTIAVADGASPYILTVNTPAWVKGSGAQQAVASTPKQPAQTVVTYTTTLTGGAFGGSTRLVKQGEGVFVLPNVTEKHTGETNIWQGTLMFDGKMESSPVWLNRHTTLISNGGQFMGGLKADYNATIYPGGKGQVGMLTASTLELGFGARIVVDGSNGQFDKVNANSLTIEAKTDDVWKDFGPRYKTPVLQINYTGTLDAGTYELGSIGTVTGDVADLLIEGLGNDAKASLKHEDGKLLLVIEKMRVAGLVTWNGSTDNNIWQQAVSENFLYDGQTSYMASGDDVVFDDNAASSTVVISGAVSPQSVTFNNETKAYTISGDSIVGGGVITKNGNGDLTLNNWNHIGSTVINGGKVTVVMLANNSGQDWGSLGNSSSPITLNDGTTLVTNGTIITDQTLNVSGETSIEVPSGKSVIFNKAIKGSSAIVNKTGAGSLELGTVTNTFAKLVIKAGTVTSNYNSSNAETLPKTVEFQGGTLWGANMEGGSGVTNNTAFVVPQGKTGTFYSSFRGTYSGALTGAGTFNVYTGGVRAYFNGNWSAFEGTINIGKNNRQNKKSYDPEFLLGNTNGMPKAVVNVNANARLQNQGKSIRVKKFGGTGALVGTGTWIVDCDENFTLTTEVGITSERNDDYGNTIAVSASPLTKRGTGKMTMTEGKMNGVLTVENGTVAAYKYKPASLLNGSNNTIVKGSGRLVGQMMLNNLSVQSGGELVPCGSAVNETSPGTITCNNTITVSDGAVVNFLVNASKNSTLTTKNLTINGTVKVTFTVNRELNVGDELKLWTVSGTFSGTPKFELPEAYTWDTSRISEGIISVVAISTDIRSSFVDADPKNIYDLQGRKFNGQSLKSGIYIRGGKKVIVR